One Zeugodacus cucurbitae isolate PBARC_wt_2022May chromosome 3, idZeuCucr1.2, whole genome shotgun sequence genomic region harbors:
- the LOC105209760 gene encoding uncharacterized protein LOC105209760 gives MLKSTCLTHLIAEKATTTTANMQKLQQEECTNCRSRRRQQRTTTPQHHHHHHQSTRQPQERLKYRATTGRQLPPLWPLLISTLLLTGQPPSALATRFNRQSQGHNSYGAAGGANSLPSPHFPLDANTVYTSSAAAPGKHHANMNNDVYSVADSQAMTDDYMAQFGKPAASPPPPIIPPYLTHADNTLIVHHQPQLSSCQTVCACKWKGGKQTVECIDRQLIQIPENIDPSTQVLDMSGNKLQTLSNEKFIRANLLNLQKLYLRSCKIGEIEPETFKGLTNLVELDLSHNLLVVVPSLALSYISSLRELTLASNHIHKIESNSFASTPSLHKLDLSHCDIQTIAPLAFDGLEGLTLLRLNGNKLGVLQTRTIETLSKLHGIELHDNPWLCDCRMRDAKIWLTQKNIPYPVAPLCAGGPERVIDRTFSELQVEDFACRPEMLPISHYVEATMGENASVVCRAKAIPTAVINWYWNGRLLSNNSAFSSYQRVHIYENGHFEKHSRLVLTNAQETDSSEFYCVAENRAGTAEANFTLHVSMRAAGMASLGSGQIVGLSAALVVLIVCILLAVMFLLMRVKRQPYTESKTPNHMEVVTSVNHQNSITNKTQPITGNGSIGGVVIANGGIPNCIDTSGTLERKGSAAMSANEGGFANPVQKPPRLTDLPYSATGYDNNGSVLSTAPCYLSPTASAGNNPDLINDTKRFGSDEFADLKIPAILTANLGTELGNSSGEYSRAGGCDSLYPSGLWEHTPAGTSSADDLFMKRYTDKTPIIESNQLYDLHERTVDYFSKTFPRTHYNNLQLAGGCASTNGSTAGGVGGMMHNPSTSSAALLHNSNGGMGGTHSTASTTTTNLSGSSGAYVGSGYPNDYGLPLVPGAEHQHNHHLQMHPLQQLQQHMTAAAASQHGIGGNGSGSGNSSNHSSPHFSSRTLPRLHEHSGSGSSSSGAGLSSSRSSPTPATTAVAVTVTQNGTGQAHTSILPNGQPVNAKTLRVWQKGGVPVLPPVTALKRALTSNSRNSPDEGYQEGCGTDV, from the coding sequence atgcttaaatccACATGTCTAACACACCTAATTGCTGAgaaagcaactacaacaacagcaaacatgcAAAAACTACAGCAAGAAGAGTGTACCAACTGCCGCAGTAGACGCCGGCAGCAGCGCACAACAACTCcacaacatcatcatcatcaccaccaATCCACACGACAGCCGCAAGAACGGCTCAAATATCGCGCAACAACCGGACGCCAGCTGCCACCGCTGTGGCCGCTACTCATCTCCACGCTGCTGCTCACCGGCCAGCCACCTAGCGCGCTGGCCACACGCTTCAACCGCCAAAGTCAGGGGCATAATTCGTATGGCGCCGCAGGTGGCGCCAACAGTCTGCCCTCGCCACACTTTCCTCTCGATGCCAACACCGTGTACACGAGCAGCGCTGCCGCACCCGGCAAGCATCACGCCAACATGAACAATGATGTTTACTCGGTGGCCGACAGTCAGGCCATGACCGATGATTATATGGCGCAATTCGGCAAGCCAGCTGCGTCGCCACCACCACCGATTATACCGCCATACCTGACGCACGCCGACAACACGCTAATCGTGCACCACCAACCGCAGCTGAGTAGCTGTCAGACGGTGTGCGCGTGCAAGTGGAAGGGCGGCAAGCAGACGGTGGAGTGTATCGATCGGCAGCTCATACAGATACCCGAGAATATTGATCCGTCAACGCAGGTGCTGGACATGTCGGGCAATAAGCTGCAGACGCTGTCGAATGAGAAGTTCATACGCGCCAACTTGCTGAATTTGCAGAAGCTCTATTTGCGCAGCTGtaaaattggtgaaatcgaACCGGAAACATTTAAGGGACTAACGAATCTCGTCGAACTGGACTTGTCGCACAATTTGCTGGTGGTGGTGCCATCGCTGGCGCTTAGCTACATTTCATCGCTGCGCGAACTGACGCTCGCTTCCAATCATATACACAAGATCGAGTCGAACTCGTTCGCCAGCACGCCGTCACTGCACAAACTGGATCTGTCGCACTGCGACATACAGACCATAGCACCACTTGCTTTCGATGGTTTGGAAGGTCTAACATTGCTACGACTAAATGGCAACAAGTTGGGTGTTTTGCAGACGCGCACGATCGAAACTCTGAGCAAGTTGCATGGCATTGAGCTCCATGACAATCCTTGGCTCTGTGACTGTCGCATGAGAGATGCCAAAATCTGGCTGACACAAAAGAACATACCATATCCGGTTGCGCCTTTATGTGCAGGTGGGCCTGAACGTGTGATTGATCGCACATTCTCTGAGCTGCAGGTGGAGGACTTTGCTTGTCGTCCAGAAATGTTGCCTATCAGCCATTATGTGGAGGCAACGATGGGCGAGAATGCTTCGGTAGTTTGTCGCGCTAAAGCCATACCTACAGCCGTTATAAACTGGTATTGGAATGGTAGATTGCTGTCAAACAATAGCGCATTTAGCTCTTATCAGCGTGTGCATATCTACGAGAACGGACACTTTGAAAAACACTCGCGGCTGGTACTCACCAATGCGCAGGAGACAGACTCCAGTGAGTTTTATTGTGTGGCGGAGAACCGTGCCGGCACAGCGGAGGCCAACTTCACATTGCATGTAAGTATGCGTGCCGCAGGTATGGCTTCGCTGGGTAGTGGTCAAATTGTGGGCCTCAGTGCAGCGTTGGTGGTTTTAATTGTGTGCATTTTGCTGGCGGTAATGTTTCTGCTCATGCGTGTGAAGCGCCAGCCGTACACCGAAAGCAAAACGCCCAACCACATGGAAGTGGTGACGAGTGTCAACCATCAGAACTCCATAACGAACAAAACGCAGCCCATTACCGGAAATGGCAGCATCGGAGGCGTCGTCATAGCCAATGGCGGCATACCGAACTGTATCGACACATCCGGCACACTGGAGCGGAAGGGCAGTGCAGCAATGTCCGCGAATGAGGGCGGCTTCGCCAATCCTGTGCAGAAACCGCCACGCCTCACGGACCTGCCGTACTCGGCCACGGGCTATGACAACAACGGCAGCGTCTTGTCCACGGCACCATGCTACTTGTCGCCCACGGCATCGGCTGGCAACAACCCAGATCTCATTAATGACACCAAACGTTTCGGCAGCGATGAGTTCGCCGATTTGAAAATCCCAGCCATACTAACTGCTAATTTGGGCACCGAATTGGGCAACTCGAGTGGCGAATACAGTCGCGCTGGTGGTTGTGACTCACTCTATCCCTCGGGACTGTGGGAACATACGCCAGCGGGCACCTCCTCCGCGGATGATCTCTTCATGAAACGCTACACCGACAAAACGCCCATCATTGAGTCGAACCAACTGTATGATCTGCACGAGCGAACCGTAGACTATTTCAGCAAAACATTTCCACGCACGCATTACAACAACTTGCAGCTGGCCGGAGGTTGTGCGTCCACCAACGGCAGTACTGCTGGAGGAGTCGGCGGCATGATGCACAATCCGTCCACATCATCGGCAGCGCTGTTGCATAACTCGAACGGTGGTATGGGCGGCACGCACTCGACCGCTTCAACAACCACCACCAATCTCTCAGGCTCATCCGGCGCTTACGTGGGCAGTGGCTACCCTAATGACTATGGCCTACCACTGGTGCCTGGCGCCGAGCATCAGCACAACCATCACCTGCAAATGCATCCACTACAACAATTGCAGCAGCATATGACGGCAGCAGCGGCGAGCCAACATGGCATCGGCGGCaacggcagcggcagcggcaacagcagcaaccaCAGCAGTCCACACTTCAGCAGTCGAACCCTGCCACGCCTACACGAGCACAGcggcagtggcagcagcagcagcggcgctGGACTCAGCAGCTCTAGATCTTCACCCACACCAGCGACGACCGCCGTGGCGGTGACGGTGACGCAGAATGGCACAGGGCAAGCACACACCTCCATATTACCGAATGGACAGCCAGTGAATGCCAAGACATTACGCGTTTGGCAAAAGGGTGGTGTGCCAGTGCTGCCACCGGTGACGGCTTTGAAGCGTGCTCTGACGAGCAACAGTCGCAACTCGCCGGACGAGGGCTACCAGGAGGGCTGCGGCACTGACGTGTAA